The sequence GGTGCAGGGTTGTGCCCCGAGCCACTCGGCGAAGCCGGCCCGGCGATCGGCGGGGCGGGTAGTGAGGTCTCGTGCTTCCGTGTGGCCGCAGGCGTGCTCGATTGTCCATTCCGTGGGGATTGCCACGTGGTTGTTCCTGCTTTCTGTCCTTTGGGCCTAATCAGCGTGGCTGTATGGCGGCTCAGCGTGTCTTGCGGATGGCGTCTGTGGCGGCCTTGGCGATGGCGGCGGGCGCGCTGGAGGGCTTGGGCAGGTGGAGGAGGGTGGTCCCCGGGAGGTGTTGGGACTCCGAGGTGAGGGTGAGTTGGAGTACGGCGCAGCCGGCGGTCGTGAGCTGCTTGACGCGGGTGACGGCCTGGGTGGTTTCGTCGATGCCGTACCGGGCGTCGGTGACGATCACGAGGAGGCGGCCCGCGCCCGGGCGGCTGAGTTCGAGGCCGTGGTCGAGTGCGTCGAGCGCGTCGGCGAGGTTGTGGGCGCCGCCGTTGGCATTGAACGTGGTCACGCGCTCGGGCGCGCGGTTGCTGGGCCGGGTCAGTGCGGTCAGGTGCATGTCGTAGGCGATGGTGGCGGTAAGGGAGTCGGGGTCGGTCAGGGCCGCTGCGCGGGCCACGATCCAGGCGGCGGACGCGACGGGCGCGCAGGCAGCACTCATCGAACCGGAGACATCGACGGCGATGCCCACGCGCAGCGGTGGGGTGGGGGAGTTACGGCGGCGAGTGTGGGTGAAGGGCTCCGCGGTGGGGACCGACCCGGCCGCGCGCTGTGCGTCGCGGGCGAGGGCACGGCCCATGTTGAGGCGGCCGGGAGGGGTGGGGCTGGTGGTCCGTTCCTCGGTGCGCTCGCGGTAGGCGGCGGCGCGCAGGGCGCGGCTCAGGCGCGCGGCGGCACTCTGCTCGGCGGCGGTGGGCTTGCGGGTGCCGGTGACCGGGTTACCGCGGGGCGCCGGTGTGCCGTCGGGGGTGACAGTGGTGCCATGGGGATTGAAAACGCTCTTGGCGGTAGCGGCCTTACGCCGCTGGTTGGCGGCCCGCTGGGCGCGGTCCTGGGCCTGCGCCTTGGACCGCGCGGCGACGGCGACGTCCGCTGCGACCTGTGCCGCGAGGTCGGCGGCGTCGGTCGCGGCCATGCTGTCCATGACGGACTCCACGGCACCGGACAGCAGATCGCTGAGGTTCCCCGGCACGGGCAGGGCGGGGGCCGCGCCGTCCAGAGCCTCGCACCATTCCTGAGCGTGGGCGAGCATGGTCGCGGCGTCGTGGTCGGCGCACTGGTGGGCGGCGGTCCAGATGCGGGTGAGCGTGCCCAGCAGGTCTGCGCCCAGGACCTTTTCGCAGAGGTCGGCGACGGCCCGGGTCTCGCCCGCGTCCAGGATGCCGACGTCGCGGCGGCCGAGGATCAGGGCCGCCACGGTGGCGGCGTGCTCGATGCCCTGGAGGGTGGGGTGGGCGATGTCGGGCATGACGAGGGTCCGGGCACTGGTGCGCAGGTACGTGCGGTCGGTGGGCCGCGTGACCAAGTGCGCGCCTTCGACGCGGCTCTCCTCCAGCAGGAGCGCGGCCTCCACGACACGGGGGTTCGCTCCGGCAGGCTTCGTCCAGACGGAGTGGGCCGCGTGTGCGGCCTCGTGGACGAACACCCCCCACGCGCCGGGATACCGCGCCTCATCGCCCACGATCCGTGGATGGATCTCGTGGGGCTGGAGCGGGGCGAACAGCCGGGCGTCGAACTCGACCTCGGCCAGAGAGGGGAAGAACGCGGCGGGTGCGCCGCTGCGGGTGCCGGGCCGGCAGGTGACGAGGAGGTCCTGGCGGCCGGCGAGGTCGACGAGGCGGTCGCCGAGTTCTGCTCCCACGCGCAGCCACGCGGCCGGGGAGGAGCGGGGCCGTGCGGGCGGGGCGCCGTCGTCGTCCCAGCGGGCGAGGTCGGCCTCGTCGTCCGGCGTGGTGGCGGAGGGCTGGACGTGGTGGTGGGCGCTCATCGCGCGTGTCCCCGGTGCGCGGAGCCGGCGCTCGGGGGCTGCCGGGCGGCCGAGGCGGGGAGCTGCTTGCCGAGGGTGAGGGGCGCGACGTTCTTGACCCCGGCGGCCTTGGTGACGGCCTCGGCGACGGCGTCACGATCCTCCAGCGGAGCGATGCCGATCAGATTTGCGAGCGCGGCCTTGGTGCCGAGGACGGCCTCGGTCTTTTGGTAGCTGAGCAGCTCGCGAAGCTGCGGTGCCCAGCCAAGTTCGCCGAGTTCGACCTGGCGGGCGAGGTGCCGGGCGACCCGGACCACCCGGGCATCGATTTTCAGCGCCAGGGCGAGGTCGTAGTCCGTGCCGACCTGGATCTGCACGCTGAAACGACTCGACAGCGCTTCCGTCAGCACTGCCCCGTGGACGCCGGGATTGTGGCCCGCGACCACGTAGAAGCCGCTCTCGGCCTTGATGGTCTCGCCCTTGTGGGCCTTGACCTGGATCTGCCTGCGCCCGTCCATCGCGGGATACAGCGCCGCCAAGACCTTCGGCGAGATCAAGCTGGCGTCGTCGATCAGCAGGGCGCGGCCCTCGGTCATCGCGGTGACCACCGGGCCGTACTGGAACACGTAGGCCCCCGCGTCGTCCTGCGTGTACTCGCCGATCAGGTCGCCGACCGTGGTGTCACCGTCGCCGGCAACGGTGAGCAGGTCCGGGAACGCCGCCTCCACCAACGACGTCTTACCGGTGCCCGGAGGGCCGTAGAGCAGCACCGGCACATCGGCGTCACGCAAGCGGTTCAGCGCCTCGACATCGGGCAGATCGGCCAGCTCCCGGGGGTGGTAGAGCTGGCCCCCCGCGCGACGGATCGGGCCGGTCTGCCTGGGCGTGGTTGCTGCGGGAATGGTCGTGCGGGCCGTCGCCGCCTGGGCGCGGGGAGAGTGGGTGCCCGGTGGGCTGATCACAGCGGCTCGACCCGCTGCGGAAGTCTTCGCGTTCGCGCGGAACGTGGGCTGTCCGGTTCCGGTCCCGTTTCCGTCTTGATCGGCCTCGCCGCGTCGCACCAGGGTGAGGGCGGCGTTGCGGACGGCGCCGTGGGAGTGCCCCAGTTGCCTGGCCATGTCCCCGATGGTGAGCGCATCCGCAGGCCGGTCGGCCATCAACCGGGCAACCTTGGCCCGTAGTTCGCCAGCCCTCGTGCGTGCTGGACTGGTGGGCGGTCCTGGTGTGGTCAAAGCGGGAACCCTTCAGCGGATGGGGACACGAACCGAGTTGGCGATGTGCTGCAAGGCGGGCCGGTCTCGAAGCGGGCCAGGACTGTGCCGACGTCGCCGACCGGCCCGGCCGGGCCGTGGCGTCGGCGCTCACCAGATGACCGAGGGATCGGTCCACATGCACGGGGTGGTCGGCGACGAGCAGTTCGCCGGCCGCCGAGCAGGGCCGGGCGTCCGCTCCGTACCGGGCTTGGTCGCTTCGCAGGCGCAGTCGGGCGTCTCGTCGAAGCCGGACTCGAGCAGGATCCTCCGGGCGGCGGCGTTGTAGCTGGTCGTGGTGATCTCGCCGGTGAGGGCGTGCCGGATCGTCATGAACGACTCTGGCGCTTCGGACAAGGGATCTCCTACCGGTGGTGACGAGGATGAGGTGGGGTGGTGGGCGAAGGCGACGCGGGCGACGAGATGCTGATGTTCGGTTCGCCTACTGCGGGTGTGGGATTGCGCCGTGGGGCGGGAGCGGTCTGCACAGCCGCGACTGCGGCGTGGGGCCCCACGCGAGACGCGAGCGGAGCGGCGTTGCGGGCCTCGGTGCGACTGTGGAAGACGGCCTGGGCAAGGCCGGGGTCGGCTGCGACGATCCGCCCCTTGTTCTGCAGGGCCCGGATGGAGCCCGAGACGACGGTCAGGGCCGAGGCCCGGTCCAGTCGTCCCGGCAGCGTGAAGATGTCCAGTTCTTCGTGGTGAATCCAG comes from Streptomyces sp. Tu6071 and encodes:
- a CDS encoding AAA family ATPase, translated to MARQLGHSHGAVRNAALTLVRRGEADQDGNGTGTGQPTFRANAKTSAAGRAAVISPPGTHSPRAQAATARTTIPAATTPRQTGPIRRAGGQLYHPRELADLPDVEALNRLRDADVPVLLYGPPGTGKTSLVEAAFPDLLTVAGDGDTTVGDLIGEYTQDDAGAYVFQYGPVVTAMTEGRALLIDDASLISPKVLAALYPAMDGRRQIQVKAHKGETIKAESGFYVVAGHNPGVHGAVLTEALSSRFSVQIQVGTDYDLALALKIDARVVRVARHLARQVELGELGWAPQLRELLSYQKTEAVLGTKAALANLIGIAPLEDRDAVAEAVTKAAGVKNVAPLTLGKQLPASAARQPPSAGSAHRGHAR